In the Sulfitobacter pacificus genome, one interval contains:
- a CDS encoding peroxidase-related enzyme (This protein belongs to a clade of uncharacterized proteins related to peroxidases such as the alkylhydroperoxidase AhpD.) has protein sequence MQDDMPTALDLPMMDPLPEATQKYFDICQEKLGMVPNVLRAHAFDVNKLNAFTALYNDLMLADSTLSKLEREMIAVAVSSVNKCFYCLVAHGAAVRDLSGDPALGEALVMNYRVAKISAKQRAMLDFAVQLTQHSASVEEKDRQALRDAGFSDRDIWDITNVAAFFNMTNRVASGTDMRPNPEYHAQAR, from the coding sequence ATGCAAGACGACATGCCTACCGCCCTTGACCTGCCAATGATGGATCCACTGCCGGAAGCTACACAGAAATACTTTGACATCTGTCAGGAAAAACTGGGCATGGTGCCCAATGTGCTGCGGGCCCATGCCTTTGACGTGAACAAGCTGAACGCCTTTACAGCGCTGTATAACGATCTGATGCTGGCCGATAGTACGCTTAGCAAACTTGAGCGTGAGATGATCGCGGTTGCGGTTTCATCGGTAAACAAGTGTTTCTACTGCCTTGTTGCCCATGGGGCGGCGGTGCGCGATTTGTCCGGTGACCCGGCATTGGGTGAAGCATTGGTGATGAACTACCGTGTGGCGAAAATTTCGGCCAAACAACGGGCGATGTTGGATTTTGCGGTGCAATTGACCCAGCACAGTGCCAGCGTTGAGGAAAAAGACCGCCAAGCGCTGCGTGATGCAGGGTTTTCAGATCGTGATATCTGGGACATCACCAATGTCGCGGCGTTTTTCAATATGACCAACCGCGTGGCCAGTGGCACAGACATGCGGCCCAACCCTGAATACCACGCACAGGCGCGATGA
- a CDS encoding GNAT family N-acetyltransferase, translating into MTPPLSEVFAASEATWPAARIWEQDGFTLRDGQGGGQRVSAATAAGAVSEDQITAAENAMQAIGQRPIFCERGETAQLDAALAARGYKIKDPTTCYVLPIEKLTDVEIPRVTAFSIWEPLAIMNEIWATDGIGQARRDVMARAACKTGILARWNEKPAGAAFVGAHDRICMVHGLVVLPHQRRQGVAEWMMRRAAFWGQAQGATHISVLCVDANAGANALYRALGFEAVGGYHYRVTHD; encoded by the coding sequence GTGACCCCGCCCCTGTCAGAGGTTTTTGCCGCCTCCGAGGCCACATGGCCCGCTGCCCGCATTTGGGAACAGGATGGATTCACCCTGCGCGACGGGCAAGGCGGCGGGCAACGGGTGTCGGCAGCGACGGCCGCGGGGGCGGTGAGTGAGGATCAGATCACGGCGGCAGAGAATGCAATGCAGGCCATCGGCCAGCGCCCGATATTCTGTGAACGTGGTGAAACGGCACAACTTGATGCAGCACTTGCAGCACGCGGGTATAAAATCAAAGACCCAACAACCTGTTATGTCCTGCCCATTGAAAAACTGACCGATGTTGAAATCCCACGGGTAACCGCCTTTAGCATCTGGGAACCACTTGCCATCATGAACGAGATCTGGGCGACCGATGGCATAGGTCAGGCGCGCCGTGATGTTATGGCAAGGGCGGCCTGCAAGACGGGTATTTTGGCACGGTGGAACGAAAAACCGGCAGGCGCGGCTTTTGTCGGAGCGCATGACAGGATTTGCATGGTGCATGGACTGGTTGTCTTGCCCCATCAGCGCCGGCAGGGGGTGGCCGAATGGATGATGCGGCGCGCGGCCTTTTGGGGGCAGGCGCAGGGAGCCACGCATATCTCTGTGCTTTGTGTGGATGCCAACGCGGGGGCCAATGCGCTTTACCGCGCTCTGGGCTTTGAAGCTGTGGGCGGATACCATTACCGGGTAACGCACGATTAA
- a CDS encoding competence/damage-inducible protein A, producing the protein MSNPTAAMIVIGDEILSGRTRDSNMHHLAGQLTEAGIDLEEVRMIGDKRGTIIAAVQAMSAAYDYVFTSGGIGPTHDDITADCIAAAFGVPIDVRDDARAVLAEHYAKSGTELNAARLRMARIPDGAELIDNPVSAAPGFKLKNVHVMAGVPSVFTAMVASVLPTLTGGAPLISKTLRIERGEGDIAGPLGELAEAFPLLSMGSYPFQKDGKYGAHIVIRGNDTDQIDRALSQLEAAFS; encoded by the coding sequence ATGTCCAACCCTACTGCTGCCATGATCGTGATCGGGGATGAAATTCTGTCGGGCCGTACCCGGGACAGCAATATGCACCATCTTGCAGGGCAATTGACCGAGGCCGGTATCGATCTGGAAGAAGTGCGGATGATCGGTGACAAACGGGGCACAATCATTGCAGCAGTGCAGGCGATGTCGGCGGCCTATGACTATGTGTTCACCAGTGGTGGTATCGGCCCAACCCATGATGACATCACCGCGGATTGCATCGCGGCGGCTTTTGGCGTGCCGATTGATGTGCGTGATGATGCGCGGGCGGTGCTGGCAGAGCACTATGCCAAGTCGGGCACTGAATTGAACGCGGCGCGGCTGCGCATGGCGCGTATCCCTGACGGGGCTGAGCTGATTGACAATCCAGTCTCCGCCGCCCCGGGTTTCAAGCTGAAAAACGTGCATGTGATGGCTGGGGTGCCATCGGTGTTCACGGCCATGGTTGCCTCTGTGCTGCCGACGCTGACCGGAGGGGCACCACTGATCAGTAAAACCCTGCGGATCGAACGGGGCGAGGGGGATATTGCTGGCCCCTTGGGGGAACTGGCGGAGGCTTTCCCGCTGCTGTCGATGGGATCTTATCCGTTTCAGAAAGACGGCAAATACGGCGCACATATTGTGATCCGTGGTAATGACACGGATCAGATAGACCGCGCATTGTCTCAACTTGAGGCGGCGTTTTCGTGA
- the sfsA gene encoding DNA/RNA nuclease SfsA: MRFQTQLVPARLIRRYKRFLADCRLEDGSEVVAHCANPGSMMGLAEEGMKIWLEPNDDPKKKLNYGWRLVDHEDGNFTGVDTSLPNKAVRAALEAREIVGLESYTTVRPEVKYGTNSRIDFLLSEPDLPDAYVEVKSITLSREKGLAEFPDSVTARGAKHLGELAEVARAGHRAVLLYLVQRTDCTHVTMAADIDPIYAAAHAAATEAGVETLCIATHITPQAVTLAGPLALGRPTR; this comes from the coding sequence ATGCGCTTTCAAACCCAACTTGTCCCCGCCCGCCTGATCCGCCGCTATAAACGGTTTCTGGCCGATTGCAGGCTGGAGGACGGGAGTGAAGTGGTGGCCCATTGCGCCAACCCCGGTTCGATGATGGGGTTAGCCGAAGAAGGCATGAAAATCTGGCTGGAGCCGAACGACGATCCCAAGAAGAAACTAAACTACGGCTGGCGGTTGGTTGATCACGAGGATGGCAATTTCACCGGCGTCGATACCTCCCTGCCCAATAAAGCGGTGCGGGCAGCACTGGAGGCGCGCGAAATTGTCGGGCTTGAAAGCTACACCACCGTGCGGCCCGAAGTGAAATACGGCACCAATTCACGCATTGATTTTCTGCTGAGCGAACCCGACCTGCCCGACGCCTATGTCGAAGTGAAATCCATCACCCTTTCGCGCGAAAAGGGGCTGGCCGAGTTTCCCGACAGCGTCACCGCACGGGGGGCCAAACATCTGGGTGAACTGGCAGAGGTTGCACGCGCAGGCCACCGCGCTGTGCTGCTCTATCTGGTACAGCGCACCGATTGCACCCATGTGACCATGGCCGCCGACATTGACCCGATCTATGCCGCCGCCCATGCTGCGGCGACAGAGGCAGGGGTGGAAACCCTCTGCATCGCCACCCATATCACACCGCAGGCGGTAACACTTGCCGGGCCTCTGGCCCTTGGCCGCCCGACACGCTAG
- the map gene encoding type I methionyl aminopeptidase — protein MTEQHRGRQTKDGIRIYDPSDSAGMYAAGALAATILDEIAEHVFVGQTTAEIDRIIEEKVNAAGAKSATIGYKGYQHASCISVNHVVCHGIPGEKKLKDGDILNIDVTVIVDGWFGDTSRMYVAGKLSRKAERLIDITHKSLMRGIEAVKPGNTFGDIGHAIQSFVEAQRMSVVTDFCGHGLGRVFHSPPNVLHYGKPGTGAVLEPGMFFTIEPMVNLGRAETKTLSDDWTAVTRDKSLSAQFEHSVGVTEDGVEIFTLSPAGKFHPTYG, from the coding sequence GTGACTGAACAACACCGTGGCCGCCAGACAAAAGACGGCATTCGCATTTACGACCCATCCGATTCTGCCGGCATGTATGCGGCGGGTGCACTTGCCGCGACCATTCTGGACGAGATCGCGGAGCATGTTTTTGTCGGTCAGACCACCGCCGAGATTGACCGCATCATCGAGGAAAAGGTCAATGCCGCCGGCGCGAAATCCGCCACCATCGGCTATAAGGGCTATCAACACGCTAGTTGTATCTCGGTGAACCATGTGGTCTGTCACGGCATCCCGGGCGAGAAAAAGCTGAAAGACGGCGACATCCTGAACATTGATGTCACGGTGATCGTGGATGGCTGGTTCGGCGACACAAGCCGCATGTATGTGGCCGGTAAATTGTCGCGCAAGGCCGAGCGGCTGATTGATATCACACATAAATCCCTGATGCGCGGGATCGAGGCGGTGAAACCCGGCAACACCTTTGGCGACATCGGCCATGCCATTCAGAGTTTTGTCGAGGCGCAGCGCATGTCTGTTGTCACCGACTTTTGCGGTCACGGGCTGGGGCGTGTGTTTCATTCCCCGCCCAACGTCCTGCATTATGGCAAACCCGGAACGGGTGCGGTGCTGGAGCCGGGGATGTTTTTCACCATCGAACCCATGGTGAACCTTGGCCGCGCCGAGACCAAGACTCTCTCCGATGACTGGACCGCAGTAACACGCGACAAATCCCTGTCGGCACAGTTTGAACATTCTGTTGGTGTCACAGAGGACGGTGTTGAAATCTTTACCCTTTCACCAGCAGGTAAATTCCACCCAACCTACGGCTAA
- a CDS encoding PLP-dependent aminotransferase family protein, whose translation MNWQEIFATRMDRMKASEIRELLKLLDQPDIISFAGGIPDPALFPVQTFQEAMADALAPANSSAALQYSVSEGYGPLRDWIVDEMTALGVPCTRDNVLITSGSQQALDYLGKLMLSPNDTALIGWPTYLGALGAFNAYEPHYDRLIPRGNCLAEDYAKTAEDKGGRVKFAYASVDFANPTGETLDRAARENILDLADTLDIAVIEDSAYQSLRFDGDPIPPMLALEIARKGNIDDCRTLYCGSFSKTLAPGLRVGWICGAAPVISRLVLMKQAADLHSATLNQMAINKVARSVFADHTANLRRVYRVRRDTMLTALQEHMPEGVTWTKPEGGMFVWVTLPKNMDGGDLLRHALETQKLAFVPGQAFFADRSGANTLRLAYSLADETQINEGMKRLGAAIRDLA comes from the coding sequence ATGAATTGGCAAGAGATTTTCGCCACCCGCATGGACCGGATGAAGGCCAGCGAGATTCGCGAGCTGCTTAAGCTGCTGGACCAGCCAGATATCATTTCGTTCGCTGGCGGCATCCCCGACCCTGCCTTGTTTCCTGTACAGACCTTTCAGGAGGCTATGGCCGACGCGCTGGCCCCTGCAAACAGCAGCGCCGCCTTGCAATATTCCGTTTCCGAAGGCTACGGCCCGCTGCGTGACTGGATCGTCGACGAAATGACTGCCCTCGGTGTGCCTTGCACCCGCGACAACGTGCTGATTACCTCCGGCTCGCAACAGGCGCTGGACTATCTGGGCAAACTGATGCTGTCGCCAAATGACACGGCACTGATTGGCTGGCCCACCTATCTGGGCGCATTGGGGGCATTTAACGCCTATGAACCCCATTACGACCGGCTGATCCCGCGCGGCAACTGTCTGGCCGAGGATTACGCAAAGACCGCCGAGGACAAGGGCGGGCGGGTGAAATTCGCCTATGCCTCCGTCGATTTCGCCAACCCCACCGGTGAGACACTGGACCGCGCGGCGCGCGAAAACATCCTTGATCTGGCCGATACGCTGGATATCGCGGTGATCGAGGATTCCGCCTATCAATCCCTGCGTTTTGACGGTGATCCGATCCCGCCGATGCTGGCGCTTGAGATCGCGCGAAAGGGCAATATCGACGATTGCCGCACGCTTTACTGTGGTAGCTTTTCCAAAACGCTTGCCCCCGGTTTACGGGTCGGATGGATCTGTGGCGCAGCACCTGTGATCAGCCGTCTTGTGCTGATGAAACAGGCAGCAGACCTGCATTCCGCAACCCTGAACCAGATGGCAATCAACAAGGTTGCGCGGTCGGTCTTTGCCGATCACACTGCCAACCTGCGCCGGGTTTACCGGGTGCGCCGCGACACCATGCTGACCGCATTGCAAGAGCATATGCCAGAGGGTGTGACATGGACAAAACCCGAAGGCGGGATGTTTGTCTGGGTGACCTTGCCCAAAAACATGGACGGCGGCGACCTATTGCGCCACGCACTTGAAACGCAGAAACTGGCCTTTGTGCCCGGACAGGCCTTCTTTGCCGACCGATCAGGCGCGAATACCCTGCGCCTTGCCTATTCATTGGCGGATGAAACCCAGATTAACGAGGGCATGAAGCGCTTGGGTGCGGCGATCAGGGATCTGGCGTAA
- the rsmD gene encoding 16S rRNA (guanine(966)-N(2))-methyltransferase RsmD: MRIIAGKSRGTVLADVGKGDAAAHLRPTSDRVRESLFSMLTHHNVINGARVLDLFAGTGALGLEALSRGAASACFVENGRVGQRLIGENIVKLWVEEQTTVLRDDATRLGPWRQAPFDLIFLDPPYGKGMGQQALAAAQTGGWLAKGAMIVWEENTPQFAPKGFTRLDSRKYGDTHVTLLEVTPDP, encoded by the coding sequence GTGAGGATCATCGCTGGAAAATCACGCGGCACGGTCCTTGCCGATGTTGGTAAAGGCGACGCTGCGGCCCATCTGCGCCCCACGTCGGACCGGGTGCGCGAAAGCCTGTTTTCCATGCTGACGCATCACAATGTGATCAACGGCGCGCGCGTGCTGGATCTGTTTGCGGGAACCGGTGCCTTGGGGCTGGAAGCGCTGTCGCGTGGGGCGGCATCGGCGTGTTTTGTCGAAAACGGGCGGGTTGGGCAGCGGTTGATTGGTGAAAACATCGTGAAACTGTGGGTCGAAGAACAGACCACGGTGCTGCGGGATGATGCGACGCGGCTGGGGCCGTGGCGGCAGGCCCCGTTTGACCTGATTTTTCTGGACCCGCCCTATGGCAAGGGGATGGGGCAGCAGGCGCTGGCCGCCGCGCAGACAGGCGGCTGGCTGGCCAAGGGGGCGATGATCGTTTGGGAGGAGAACACCCCCCAATTCGCGCCAAAGGGGTTCACCCGCCTGGACAGCCGCAAATACGGCGATACCCATGTGACCCTTCTGGAAGTTACGCCAGATCCCTGA
- a CDS encoding NAD(P)/FAD-dependent oxidoreductase has product MAHVIVIGAGQAGSSCVAKLRNGGFDGDVTLIGAEPVPPYQRPPLSKAYLMGEMTLERLFLRPESFYDELNIDLRLNAWVDGIDAQAQKVSIGGDVLAYDDLVLTTGSEPNRLPAAIGGALDGVHVVRDLADVDGMAPRFAKGAKVLIVGGGYIGLEAASVAAKLGLQVTLVEMSERILQRVAAPETSDFFRALHKGHGVDIREGVGLETLLGEGAVSGARLSDGTELEVDFVIVGVGIRPATGLAEAAGVALENGIKVDAQGRTSVSGIWAAGDCSSFPYRGGRIRLESVPNAIEQAELVAENIMGAGKDYVAKPWFWSDQYDVKLQIAGLNTGYDRVVTRRTDADSVAFWYYRGDELLAVDAMNDPRGFMVGKRLIENGKSPAAELIADPATELKALLKA; this is encoded by the coding sequence ATGGCTCATGTAATCGTTATCGGCGCGGGGCAGGCGGGGTCGTCCTGTGTGGCCAAGCTGCGCAATGGCGGGTTTGACGGGGATGTGACTTTGATCGGTGCGGAACCGGTGCCACCTTACCAGCGTCCCCCGCTGAGCAAAGCCTACCTGATGGGGGAGATGACGCTGGAACGGCTGTTCCTGCGGCCGGAGAGTTTTTATGACGAGCTGAACATTGATCTGCGTTTGAACGCTTGGGTGGATGGGATTGATGCGCAGGCGCAGAAGGTTTCGATTGGCGGCGATGTGCTGGCCTATGATGACCTTGTACTGACCACAGGATCAGAGCCCAACCGCCTGCCTGCCGCCATTGGCGGGGCGCTGGACGGGGTGCATGTGGTGCGCGATCTGGCAGATGTGGATGGCATGGCCCCGCGATTTGCCAAAGGCGCGAAGGTGCTGATTGTCGGGGGTGGCTATATCGGGCTTGAGGCGGCATCGGTCGCCGCCAAACTGGGGTTACAGGTCACTCTGGTCGAGATGTCAGAGCGGATTTTGCAACGAGTTGCGGCGCCTGAAACCAGTGATTTCTTTCGCGCTCTACACAAGGGGCATGGCGTGGATATTCGCGAAGGTGTCGGGCTGGAAACATTGTTGGGCGAGGGTGCCGTCAGTGGTGCGCGCCTGTCGGACGGCACCGAGCTCGAGGTTGATTTTGTGATTGTCGGTGTTGGCATTCGCCCCGCGACAGGTTTGGCAGAAGCTGCCGGTGTTGCCCTTGAAAATGGGATCAAAGTGGATGCGCAGGGGCGTACCTCGGTCAGCGGGATCTGGGCGGCGGGGGATTGTTCCTCCTTCCCCTATCGGGGTGGGCGTATCCGTTTGGAATCGGTGCCCAATGCGATTGAGCAGGCAGAGCTGGTCGCGGAAAACATCATGGGTGCGGGCAAGGATTATGTTGCCAAACCGTGGTTCTGGTCGGATCAATATGACGTCAAACTACAGATTGCCGGGCTGAATACGGGCTATGACCGCGTTGTGACGCGCCGCACAGATGCAGATAGCGTGGCGTTTTGGTATTACCGGGGGGATGAATTGCTGGCGGTGGATGCGATGAACGATCCGCGCGGCTTTATGGTTGGTAAGCGGTTGATTGAAAACGGAAAGTCACCGGCAGCAGAGTTGATCGCTGATCCCGCAACGGAGCTGAAGGCCTTGTTGAAAGCGTGA